A region of Pyxidicoccus parkwaysis DNA encodes the following proteins:
- the mvaD gene encoding diphosphomevalonate decarboxylase yields MKATALAHPNIALVKYWGKRDEALILPHQSSLSLTLSPLSVTTTVEFGVGHDAVELNGHTARGSERERVLRLLEQVRAAAKKDLGPAKVVSRGDFPMAAGLASSAAGFAALAVAGRAAAGLPADPRAASILARMGSGSACRSVQGGFCEWQRGERADGEDSFAVQRFDAAWWPDLRMVVAILDRGEKEVKSRDGMKHTVDTSPYYPAWVQDAEKEIPQAREHIARRDLQALGDLCERNAWRMHATSLAANPPLCYLNSGTLALIQHLREQRKKGIPVWFTLDAGPNPVLLTDAAHEVAAEALARACGALEVVRCVPGGDAELKPEHLF; encoded by the coding sequence ATGAAAGCGACTGCCCTGGCGCATCCGAACATCGCCCTGGTGAAGTACTGGGGGAAGCGGGACGAGGCGCTCATCCTGCCGCACCAGTCCAGCCTGTCCCTCACGCTGTCCCCGCTGTCGGTGACGACGACGGTGGAGTTCGGCGTGGGCCACGACGCCGTGGAGCTCAACGGCCACACGGCCCGGGGCAGCGAGCGCGAGCGCGTGCTGCGCCTGCTGGAGCAGGTGCGCGCGGCGGCGAAGAAGGATCTGGGCCCGGCGAAGGTGGTGTCGCGCGGCGACTTCCCGATGGCGGCGGGGCTGGCGAGCAGCGCGGCGGGCTTCGCGGCGCTGGCGGTGGCGGGGCGCGCGGCGGCGGGGCTGCCGGCGGACCCGAGGGCTGCGAGCATCCTGGCGCGGATGGGAAGCGGCTCGGCGTGCCGCAGTGTGCAGGGCGGCTTCTGCGAGTGGCAGCGCGGCGAGCGCGCGGACGGCGAGGACAGCTTCGCGGTGCAGCGCTTCGACGCGGCCTGGTGGCCGGACCTGCGCATGGTGGTGGCGATTCTCGACCGCGGCGAGAAGGAGGTGAAGTCGCGGGACGGGATGAAGCATACCGTGGACACCAGCCCGTACTACCCGGCGTGGGTGCAGGACGCGGAGAAGGAGATTCCGCAGGCGCGCGAGCACATCGCCCGCCGTGACTTGCAGGCCCTGGGAGACTTGTGCGAGCGCAACGCGTGGCGGATGCACGCGACGAGCCTCGCGGCCAACCCGCCGCTCTGCTACCTGAACTCGGGGACGCTGGCGCTCATCCAGCACCTGCGCGAGCAGCGGAAGAAGGGCATCCCGGTCTGGTTTACCCTGGACGCGGGGCCCAACCCGGTGCTGCTGACGGACGCGGCGCACGAGGTGGCGGCCGAGGCGCTGGCCCGTGCGTGCGGCGCGCTGGAGGTGGTGCGGTGCGTGCCGGGTGGTGACGCGGAGCTGAAGCCGGAGCACCTGTTCTGA
- a CDS encoding mevalonate kinase family protein has product MERALSAPGKLFVSGEYAVLWGGVSRVAAVAPRTAAYVRRRNDSRVHVCLEEGTLAGSTTPLGVRWDREVSAGFSFVARALDEALRAHGRASPGFDIAVAPSAVGPNGQKLGMGGSACATVLAAEGARYVLEERYDALKLALMAHALGQGGKGSGGDVAASFAGGLLRYRRYDVAPLIESSNAGRLKAALAESPSVDVWRLAVPRVAMAYAFTGESASTRVLIAQVEARLEEAGRRSFVERSDALGHVIEDGLGGGDFRAFSEAVKAQHALLLELGPLETEGMRRVLAMAAAYGCTGKLSGAGGGDGCILFAPDVQARAELCKGLEARGFHTLTLDAEPGVRGEAQVDTRLRNWVDALG; this is encoded by the coding sequence ATGGAGCGCGCCCTCTCCGCGCCGGGGAAGCTGTTCGTTTCGGGGGAGTACGCCGTGCTGTGGGGCGGCGTGTCGCGCGTGGCCGCGGTGGCGCCTCGCACGGCGGCCTACGTGCGGCGGCGCAATGACTCGCGTGTGCACGTGTGCCTGGAGGAAGGGACGCTGGCCGGGAGCACCACGCCGCTGGGCGTGCGCTGGGACCGTGAGGTGTCCGCGGGCTTCTCCTTCGTGGCGCGAGCGCTGGACGAGGCGCTGCGTGCGCACGGCCGGGCGAGCCCGGGTTTCGACATCGCGGTGGCGCCGTCGGCGGTGGGCCCGAATGGACAGAAGCTGGGCATGGGCGGCAGCGCGTGCGCGACGGTGCTGGCGGCGGAGGGCGCGCGCTACGTGCTGGAGGAGCGCTACGACGCGCTGAAGCTCGCGCTGATGGCGCACGCGCTGGGGCAGGGCGGGAAGGGCAGCGGCGGCGACGTGGCGGCGAGCTTCGCGGGAGGCCTGCTGCGCTACCGGCGCTATGACGTGGCACCGCTGATTGAGTCGAGCAACGCGGGCCGGCTGAAGGCGGCGCTGGCGGAGTCACCCTCCGTGGACGTGTGGCGGCTCGCGGTGCCGCGCGTGGCCATGGCGTATGCCTTCACGGGCGAGAGCGCGTCCACGCGCGTGCTGATTGCGCAGGTGGAGGCGCGGCTGGAGGAGGCGGGCCGGCGCTCGTTCGTGGAGCGCTCGGATGCGCTGGGGCACGTGATTGAGGACGGCCTCGGCGGCGGGGACTTCCGCGCCTTCTCCGAGGCGGTGAAGGCGCAGCACGCGCTGCTGTTGGAGCTGGGCCCGTTGGAGACGGAAGGCATGCGCCGGGTGCTGGCGATGGCGGCGGCCTATGGCTGCACGGGGAAGCTGTCCGGCGCGGGCGGTGGAGACGGGTGCATCCTCTTCGCCCCGGATGTGCAGGCGCGCGCGGAGCTGTGCAAGGGATTGGAGGCGCGCGGCTTCCATACCCTGACGTTGGATGCGGAGCCCGGCGTGCGTGGCGAGGCGCAGGTGGACACCCGGCTGCGCAACTGGGTGGACGCGCTCGGTTGA